The nucleotide sequence TCGTGCGAATTTGATTTGGTGTGCGGCGACGAGCGCACAGCCGTGATGCTACCTGTTCCCGGCCGCCACAATGTTCACAACGCCGCTGCTGCTGCCGCGCTGGCTTTGGCTGCGGGTTTGAGTTTGGACGATGTGGCGGAAGGTTTGAAAGGCTTCAGCAATATCAAAGGTCGTCTGAACGTCAAAGCCGGCATCAAAGGCGCGACCCTGATTGACGATACTTACAATGCAAACCCCGACAGCATGAAAGCCGCGATTGACGTGTTGGCGCGTATGCCTTCGCCGCGTATTTTTGTGATGGGCGATATGGGCGAACTGGGCGAGGATGAAGCCGCCGCCATGCACGCCGAGGTCGGCGCGTACGCCCGCGACCAAGGCATCGAAGCGGCTTATTTTGTCGGCGACAACAGCGTCGAAGCGGCGGAAACGTTTGGCGCGGACGGTTTGTGGTTCGCTGCCAAAGACCCGCTGATTCAAGTGTTGAGCCACAATTTGCCCGAACACGCCACCGTATTGGTGAAAGGTTCGCGCTTTATGAAGATGGAAGAAGTCGTCGAGGCGTTGACGGATAAAGAGGTCGTCTGAAAATGGGGCAGAAAAGAAAACGACCTATACTGTTGCAAGTTATCGTTGGGATGATAGTAGTGGCAGCAGTTTTATGGCCTGCGACAGTGTGGCTTTACATCGAAAATGTAGGATTTGAGACAATAAGGACAGCATACGAAATCACAAGTGGACGTTTACTTTGGTTTTGGTTAGGAAATTTTTATTTGCTTGTGCAAGTCATATTGATGCTGGTTACTGCTGTTGGACTATGGAGAGGTAAGGATTGGGCGCGTAGGTTGTGGCTATTTAGTTGCATTCTGTATATCGGCGGATTCGCATTTGAAGTGCAACTTTCCCTAACAGAAAAAGGCCAGTATGCGGTAGCATACGGCCTTTCCTGCAAGAAAGATTGCCATGAGCTACACACAACTGACCCAAGACGAACGATACCATATCCAATACCTGTCCCGCCACTGCACCGTCACAGAAATCGCCAAACAGCTTAACCGCCACAAAAGCACCATCAGCCGCGAAATCAGACGGCACCGCACCCAAGGGCAGCAATACAGTGCCGAAAAAGCACAGAAGCAGAGCCGGACTATCAAACAGCGTAAGCGAAAGCCCTATAAGCTTGATTCGCAGCTGATTCAACACATCGACACCCTTATCCGCCGCAAACTCAGTCCCGAACAAGTATGCGCCTACCTGCGCAAACATCACGGGATAACACTCCACCACAGCACCATTTACCGCTACCTCCGCCAAGACAAAAGCAACGGCGGCACCTTGTGGCAACACCTCAGAATATGCAGCAAACCCTACCGCAAACGCTACGGCAGCACATGGACCAGAGGCAAAGTGCCCAACCGCGTCGGCATAGAAAACCGACCCGCCATCGTCGACCAGAAAGCCCGCATCGGCGATTGGGAAGCCGACACCATCGTCGGCAAAGGACAGAAAAGCGCATTACTGACCTTGGTCGAACGCGTTACCCGCTACACCATCATCTGCAAATTGGACAGCCTCAAAGCCGAAGACACTGCTCTGGCAGCCATTAGGGTATTAAGGGCACATAAAGCCAGAGTCCACACCATCACCATGGACAACGGTAAAGAATTTTACCAACACACCAAAATAGCCAAAGCATTGAAAGCGGAGACTTATTTTTGCCGCCCCTACCATTCTTGGGAGAAAGGGCTGAATGAGAACACCAACGGACTCATCCGACAATATTTCCCCAAACAAACCGATTTCCGGAACATCAGTGATCGGGAGATACGCAGGGTTCAAGATGAGTTGAACCACCGGCCAAGAAAAACACTTGGCTACGAAACGCCAAGTGTTTTATTCTTGAATCTGTTCCAACCACTAGTACCATAGTGTTGCACTTGAAATCCGAATCCAAGATCGTTTACAATACAGTCAATTATTTAACTGTGAGTTGGGCAAGTTGGTTGTCATGGCCGGATGTTGTTATTCGTGCTGCAATTTGTTATAGCCTATTTTACTTACATCCTAAAGATTATTTTCAGACTCAAGAAAATAAAACTTGAAAAGACCGTCAGAAATATGAAAAAGATTTTTCTATTGGCTAGTTTGCTGATTGCCACGTTTTATGCCGGAATGAAAGTACAGGCATTTATTTATGAAGATACCTGTTTGGACTTGGGCGGCGGCAAAAATCCGGGAAATTATCCGATTTGCGTGATTGAGAAAGACGCTAACGCCGCTGCTACTCAATAATGTTGCCATCTCTCTAAACAACGGATAACGGGTTTGTCAGAAACCAGCATAGAGAGTGAACTTCAGCAGGCGCTGACTGTCATAAGCAGCTTGATAATCAACAAAGGTCGTCTGAAACTTTTTCAGACGACCCAAAAACCAAACTTTAAAACGGGCGATAAGCCCAATGTAACAACAAAAACAAAAGGAAGCCCCATGTTTTTATGGCTTGCACATTTCAGTAACTGGTTGTCCGGTCTGAATATCTTTCAATACACCACATTCCGCGCCGTCATGGCAGCCTTGACCGCCTTGGCGTTTTCCCTGCTGCTCGGTCCGTGGACCATCCGTAAACTGACGCAGTTGAAAGTCGGGCAGGCGGTACGCACCGACGGGCCGCAAACCCACCTCATCAAAAACGGCACGCCGACCATGGGCGGTTCGCTGATTCTGACCGCCATCACCGTGTCCACAATTTTGTGGGGCAACTGGGCAAACCCGTATATTTGGATTCTCTTGGGCGTATTGCTCGCCACGGGTGCGCTCGGTTTTTACGACGACTGGCGCAAAGTCGTCTATAAAGACCCCAACGGCGTTTCTCCCAAATTCAAAATGGTGTGGCAGTCGAGCGTCGCCATCATCGCCGCGCTTGCCCTGTTTTACCTTGCTTCCAATAGCTCCAACAACATCCTCATCGTCCCCTTCTTCAAACAAGTCGCCTTGCCGCTGGGCGTGGTCGGCTTCGTCGTTCTGACCTATCTGACCATCGTCGGCACTTCCAACGCCGTCAACCTAACCGACGGTCTTGACGGACTTGCCGCCTTCCCCGTCGTCCTCGTCGCCGCCGGCCTCGCCATCTTCGCCTACGCCAGCGGACACTCGCAATTCGCCCAATACCTGCAACTGCCTTATGTCGCAGGCGCGAACGAAGTCGTGATTTTCTGTACCGCCATGTGCGGCGCGTGTCTCGGATTTTTATGGTTCAACGCCTATCCCGCGCAAGTCTTTATGGGCGACGTCGGTGCGCTGGCATTGGGCGCGGCACTCGGTACCGTTGCTGTCATCGTCCGCCAAGAGTTCGTCCTCGTCATCATGGGCGGCCTGTTCGTCGTTGAAGCCGTGTCCGTCATGCTTCAGGTCGGCTGGTATAAGAAAACCAAAAAACGCATCTTCCTGATGGCGCCTATCCACCACCACTACGAACAAAAAGGCTGGAAAGAAACCCAAGTCGTCGTCCGCTTCTGGATTATCACCATCGTCTTGGTGTTAATCGGATTGAGTACGCTGAAAATCCGTTAACTATTCAGATCAATATCGAAAAGGTCGTCTGAAACAGATTTCAGACGACCTTTTTCTTTGTTTGAAAGAGAAACAGAAATCACAGGATTTGCTTTGAGGGCTTTCAAAAGTATCTGTTTGAAACGATACTGTGATTGCTGTTCAGCCCTTTAGATTTAATCGGCGCTACTCCGCCCAAATCACTGTTTCCGACGCATCGCGGCGCGGTTTCGGGTTAATGTCGCGCACACGGTAGCCGAAGGTTGCGGCGACGGATAAGCCGTAATTCTCAGGATCGAGCAATCTGGCTTCGGCAAGGATTTTTTCCACTTCAGCATACTCCATACCTTCAATGGCGCAAGAATCGATGCCGAGCATCGCCGCGCCGGTGAGCATATTGCCCAGCGCGATGTAGGTTTGCTTGCTTGCCCAGTCAAACAGGGCGCGTTCGTCGTCGGCGATGGGCATATCGTGGGTTTGGAAACGGCGGTAGCGTTCAAATGCGCCCGCCCTCTCTTCAGCGGTCAGACCGCGTCTGTCCATCATTTCTTCAAAAGCGGGACTGTCGTAGCGGGCGTGTTTTCGTGCCAATAGGAAAACGACATGGCTGGCCTCCAAAATGGAAGCCTGCATCCCCCAAGCAAAGGGTTTGATTTTTTCGCGCAATGCTGTGTTCTGCACAACCACAAACTGCCACGGCTCGCAGCCGACGGAGCTGGGCGAAAGGCGGCCGAAATCAAGGACGGCGGCAAAATCTTCGGCACTGATTTTGCGCGCGGGGTCGTAATAGCGGACGGAAACGCGGCGTTTGAAAATTTCGAGGGCTTGTTCGCGGGTCAGTATCATGATGATTCCTTTGATTGAGTATGGAAGGGGCTTCCTTTCGGACAATCAGAATGGTCAAACGTTCGCAAAGTTTGCAAGACCAGCGGCAGCGAAACCGTTTGACGGTTGTGTGCAGAAAGGTAGGCGGCGTTAATCAGCTCCAGCGATTTCAAGCCTTCGCGCCCATCGACAACAGGATCGGCCTTGCCGCGCAACACATCGACAACATTCCGATAATACAGCGGATGTCCGAAACCGTACACCGACGTGGTTTCGTAATTGGCGGTTTTGACCTGCTCGTCGTAATCACGTTCATTGGCAAAATTCCATTCCTGAATTTCGTTCACCGCCATGCCGCCGATGCGTACCGTGCCGGTTTCGCCCAAAATGGTAATCGAGCCTTCGAGGTTTTTCGGATAGGTACACATGGTTACCGCCATCGAACC is from Neisseria sicca and encodes:
- a CDS encoding IS30 family transposase — translated: MSYTQLTQDERYHIQYLSRHCTVTEIAKQLNRHKSTISREIRRHRTQGQQYSAEKAQKQSRTIKQRKRKPYKLDSQLIQHIDTLIRRKLSPEQVCAYLRKHHGITLHHSTIYRYLRQDKSNGGTLWQHLRICSKPYRKRYGSTWTRGKVPNRVGIENRPAIVDQKARIGDWEADTIVGKGQKSALLTLVERVTRYTIICKLDSLKAEDTALAAIRVLRAHKARVHTITMDNGKEFYQHTKIAKALKAETYFCRPYHSWEKGLNENTNGLIRQYFPKQTDFRNISDREIRRVQDELNHRPRKTLGYETPSVLFLNLFQPLVP
- the mraY gene encoding phospho-N-acetylmuramoyl-pentapeptide-transferase, with the translated sequence MFLWLAHFSNWLSGLNIFQYTTFRAVMAALTALAFSLLLGPWTIRKLTQLKVGQAVRTDGPQTHLIKNGTPTMGGSLILTAITVSTILWGNWANPYIWILLGVLLATGALGFYDDWRKVVYKDPNGVSPKFKMVWQSSVAIIAALALFYLASNSSNNILIVPFFKQVALPLGVVGFVVLTYLTIVGTSNAVNLTDGLDGLAAFPVVLVAAGLAIFAYASGHSQFAQYLQLPYVAGANEVVIFCTAMCGACLGFLWFNAYPAQVFMGDVGALALGAALGTVAVIVRQEFVLVIMGGLFVVEAVSVMLQVGWYKKTKKRIFLMAPIHHHYEQKGWKETQVVVRFWIITIVLVLIGLSTLKIR
- a CDS encoding NAD(P)H-dependent oxidoreductase, whose protein sequence is MMILTREQALEIFKRRVSVRYYDPARKISAEDFAAVLDFGRLSPSSVGCEPWQFVVVQNTALREKIKPFAWGMQASILEASHVVFLLARKHARYDSPAFEEMMDRRGLTAEERAGAFERYRRFQTHDMPIADDERALFDWASKQTYIALGNMLTGAAMLGIDSCAIEGMEYAEVEKILAEARLLDPENYGLSVAATFGYRVRDINPKPRRDASETVIWAE